A portion of the Ascochyta rabiei chromosome 13, complete sequence genome contains these proteins:
- a CDS encoding AdoMet-dependent rRNA methyltransferase spb1: MAIQKKHGKGRLDKWYKLAKEKGYRARAAFKLIQLNKKYNFLEKSKVLIDLCAAPGSWCQVASEVMPAGSLIVGVDLAPIKPIPRCITFQSDITTDKCRTTLRQHLKHMKADAVIHDGAPNVGTAWVQDAFSQAELVLQSMKLATEFLAEGGTFVTKVFRSKDYNALLWCFQQLFMKVEATKPPSSRNVSAEIFVVCRGYKAPKNLDPKFLDARYVFAELADPTPNNEAKVFNPEKKKRKRGGYEEGDWTQFHEATVSEFIETPDPIAMLGSLNKLSFEQKGNGDIAIATIDKLKETTKEIRDCCADLKVLGRADFKRLLRWRLKVRDIFGFSQKQKEAAAAKEAEEAKEGEEVAKIEDMDEEMKLQEELERLKDKDSKQKRKQRRIENERKQKEIVRMQMNMATPFDIGLEQAGPTGEDSMFALKAVDKDGALAKIARGKMAQIVEKERDDVSEEDVTDDEEGDNLERYLDSQYDEYVEQKSARDAKYRAKRARGDNEDGEWNGFSDGEKDESDDDELVQDADSDSSDDEEEDGPKKLITTLEPEDVAGSGLTRRAARFFDQDIFKGIDGLEDLEEDEDSGIDVEGEEDAKMEDVEDVSEEPSKTTKKATFAEPAPEEWSDDDEDKIEEVARDESQWEHDDMPMKNGKPDIDIITAEAMTLAHQMATGKKTKHDLLDDSFNRYSLRDVDGLPDWFLDDENRHSKLQRPTTAAAAAAIKEKMRALNARPIKKVREAQARKKFKAAQRLEKLKKKSAMLADEEGMTEKEKAQSIARLMSRASKKKPKGKVSVVVARGGNNGIKGRPKGTKGKYKMVDARMKKDVRGEKRAAKKRK, translated from the exons ATGGCGATCCAGAAGAAGCACGGCAAGGGTCGTCTCGACAAATGGTACAAGCTCGCCAAGGAAAAGGGCTACCGCGCCCGTGCTGCCTTCAAGCTGATCCAGCTGAACAAAAAATACAACTTCCTCGAGAAGAGCAAGGTCTTGATCGATCTGTGCGCCGCGCCCGGGTCATGGTGTCAGGTCGCCTCGGAG GTCATGCCCGCCGGCTCCCTCATCGTCGGTGTCGACCTCGCCCCCATCAAGCCCATCCCACGATGCATCACCTTCCAGAGCGACATCACCACCGACAAGTGTCGCACAACCCTGCGCCAGCACCTGAAGCACATGAAGGCCGACGCCGTCATCCACGACGGGGCCCCCAACGTCGGTACCGCCTGGGTCCAGGACGCCTTCTCCCAGGCCGAGCTGGTCCTGCAGTCCATGAAGCTGGCCACCGAGTTCCTGGCCGAGGGCGGCACCTTTGTCACCAAGGTCTTCCGGTCAAAGGACTACAACGCCCTGCTCTGGTGCTTCCAGCAGCTGTTCATGAAGGTCGAGGCCACCAAGCCGCCCTCCAGTCGTAACGTGTCCGCCGAGATCTTCGTCGTCTGCCGTGGCTACAAGGCCCCCAAGAACCTCGACCCCAAGTTCCTCGACGCCCGCTACGTCTTCGCTGAGCTGGCCGATCCCACGCCCAACAACGAGGCCAAGGTCTTCAACccagagaagaagaagcgcaagcgTGGTGGCTACGAGGAGGGCGACTGGACGCAGTTCCACGAGGCCACAGTGTCAGAGTTCATCGAAACACCTGACCCCATCGCCATGCTGGGCAGCTTGAATAAGCTCAGCTTCGAGCAAAAGGGCAACGGAgacatcgccatcgccaccaTCGACAAGCTCAAAGAAACCACAAAGGAGATCCGCGACTGCTGCGCTGACCTGAAGGTTCTCGGTCGAGCTGACTTCAAGCGTCTTCTGCGCTGGCGACTGAAGGTCCGTGACATCTTCGGTTTCTCACAGAAGCAGAAGGAGGCCGCGGCCGCCAAGGAGGCTGAGGAAGCAAAGGAAGGTGAAGAAGTCGCCAAGATCGAGGACATGGACGAGGAGATGAAGCTACAGGAGGAGCTCGAGAGGCTCAAGGACAAGGACTCCAAGCAGAAGAGGAAGCAGCGTCGCATCGAAAACGAGCGCAAGCAGAAGGAGATCGTGCGCATGCAGATGAACATGGCGACACCCTTCGATATCGGTTTGGAGCAAGCTGGGCCCACGGGTGAAGACTCCATGTTCGCCCTCAAGGCCGTCGACAAGGACGGTGCACTCGCAAAGATCGCGCGCGGCAAGATGGCACAGATCGTTGAGAAAGAGAGGGACGACGTCAGCGAGGAAGACGTCACAGACGACGAGGAAGGCGATAACCTTGAGCGTTACCTTGACTCGCAGTACGACGAATATGTCGAACAGAAGTCGGCCCGCGACGCCAAATACCGCGCCAAGCGAGCCCGAGGCGATAACGAGGACGGCGAATGGAATGGCTTCTCAGACGGCGAAAAGGACgagagcgacgacgacgagctTGTGCAGGACGCGGACAGCGATTCGagcgacgacgaggaagaggatgGGCCCAAGAAGCTAATCACAACCCTCGAGCCAGAGGATGTGGCTGGCAGCGGCCTGACAAGACGAGCTGCACGCTTCTTCGACCAGGACATCTTCAAGGGCATCGACGGTCTGGAGGATCTggaggaagacgaggacAGCGGCATTGATGTCGAGGGTGAGGAGGATGCCAAGATGGAGGATGTGGAGGATGTCTCAGAGGAGCCCTCCAAGACAACCAAGAAAGCCACGTTCGCCGAACCCGCTCCGGAGGAGTGGtcggacgacgacgaggacaaGATCGAAGAAGTCGCCCGCGACGAGTCTCAGTGGGAGCACGACGACATGCCCATGAAGAACGGCAAGCCCGACATCGACATCATCACCGCCGAAGCCATGACGCTCGCGCATCAAATGGCCACAGGCAAGAAGACAAAACACGACCTTCTCGACGACTCGTTCAACCGCTACTCCCTGCGCGATGTCGACGGCCTGCCAGACTGGTTCCTCGACGACGAGAACAGACACTCCAAGCTCCAGCGccccaccaccgccgccgccgccgccgccatcAAGGAGAAGATGCGCGCCCTGAACGCGCGACCCATCAAGAAGGTGCGTGAAGCGCAAGCCAGGAAGAAGTTCAAGGCCGCACAGCGCCTCGAGAAGCTGAAGAAGAAGTCGGCCATGCTGGCCGACGAGGAGGGCATGacggagaaggagaaggcgcAGAGCATTGCGCGCCTCATGAGCCGCGCGTCAAAGAAGAAGCCCAAGGGCAAGGTCAGCGTTGTTGTTGCGCGCGGAGGCAACAACGGCATCAAGGGCCGACCCAAGGGCACAAAGGGTAAGTACAAGATGGTGGACGCGAGGATGAAAAAGGACGTCAGGGGTGAGAAGCGGGCGGCCAAGAAGAGGAAGTGA
- a CDS encoding plasma membrane proteolipid Pmp3, whose protein sequence is MPLTASDLCKIVLAFFLPPVGVFLERGCNADFFINILLTILGYIPGIIHALYIIFKF, encoded by the exons ATGCCTCTTACCGCCTCCGACCTCTGCAAGATCGtccttgccttcttcctcCCGCCCGTGGGTGTCTTCCTCGAGCGCGGTTGCAACGCGGATTTCTTCATCAACATCCTGTTGACCATCCTCGGATACATTCCT GGTATCATCCACGCGCTGTACATCATCTTCAAGTTTTAG
- a CDS encoding Cytochrome-b5 reductase, which translates to MSELPALSAADVAAHSTRDDLWVIIQGKVYDVTKYVRDHPGGADVLIDVAGADATEAYADVGHSEDADEILNSYLIGIAANPEKLKRSKNVKLVQQAPPTAVAKSDFVSSSVVKTIAGSLALAGVVYCASTYGPSPRILFSKFSQLPSSSLSSGNNAFVGGFAVASVISATGATVVAKQLAKFTKIDSGFTKYPPRRKQCQYVKPANPHLARGFLDAKEFKPLKVVKIDQLSSNVFRYSFKLPNPRDVVGLPIGQHVAIKATIDGKSVTRSYTPTSNNLDTGLLELVIKVYPDGQLTGKFFANLKVGDEVLFRGPKGAYTHTVGQCKKIGMISGGTGITPMYQLIRAICEDEYDTTEVSLILANRSEEDILLRKELETFARRYPKNFKLWYMLDSPPENWAYGSGYVTADVMKEKLPAPAPDTKIMLCGPPGMVNASKKALATLGFKTPGAVAKMSDEVFCF; encoded by the exons ATGTCTGAACTACCTGCTCTCAGCGCGGCTGATGTCGCAGCGCATTCCACCAGAGATGATCTTTGGGTCATAATCCAAGGGAAAG TGTACGATGTTACCAAATATGTGCGAGATCATCCGGGTGGCGCAGATGTCTTGATCGATGTTGCTGGAGCAGATGCCACCGAGGCCTACGCAGACGTTGGCCACTCTGAGGACGCAGATGAGATCCTCAACAGCTACCTCATTGGCATCGCAGCAAATCCTGAGAAGTTGAAGCGTTCGAAGAACGTCAAACTTGTACAACAAGCACCACCGACCGCTGTGGCAAAGAGCGATTTCGTATCATCAAGCGTTGTGAAGACGATCGCAGGCTCTCTGGCGCTCGCTGGTGTTGTCTACTGCGCATCCACATACGGTCCATCGCCACGCATTCTCTTTTCTAAGTTTTCCCAGTTGCCAAGCTCGTCGTTGTCCAGCGGCAACAATGCTTTCGTGGGTGGTTTTGCGGTTGCCAGCGTCATCTCCGCAACCGGCGCGACTGTTGTCGCAAAGCAACTTGCCAAGTTCACCAAGATAGACTCCGGATTCACAAAATATCCTCCGCGTCGGAAGCAGTGTCAATACGTCAAGCCAGCCAACCCACACCTGGCAAGAGGATTCCTGGATGCCAAAGAATTCAAGCCGCTGAAGGTCGTCAAGATTGACCAATTGTCGTCGAATGTTTTCCGATACAGCTTCAAGCTCCCCAATCCTAGAGATGTTGTTGGTCTGCCCATTGGTCAGCACGTTGCCATCAAGGCCACGATCGACGGCAAATCTGTCACTCGATCATACACTCCCACTTCGAACAACCTCGACACTGGCCTCTTGGAGCTGGTGATCAAGGTTTACCCAGATGGCCAACTCACAGGCAAGTTCTTTGCAAACCTGAAGGTTGGAGACGAGGTCTTGTTCCGCGGGCCCAAGGGAGCCTACACCCACACAGTCGGACAATGCAAGAAGATTGGTATGATTTCTGGTGGAACTGGTATCACACCCATGTATCAGCTCATCCGCGCCATCTGCGAGGATGAGTACGACACCACAGAGGTCTCTTTGATTCTGGCCAACCGATCCGAGGAGGACATCCTCTTGCGTAAAGAGCTGGAGACATTTGCTAGAAGATACCCCAAGAACTTCAAGCTCTGGTACATGCTGGACAGCCCACCGGAGAACTGGGCCTACGGCAGCGGCTATGTAACGGCAGATGTGATGAAGGAGAAGCTGCCTGCGCCGGCACCGGATACGAAGATCATGCTTTGTGGGCCCCCAGGGATGGTGAATGCATCGAAGAAAGCACTGGCGACACTAGGTTTCAAGACACCAGGAGCTGTTGCAAAGATGTCAGACGAGGTTTTCTGTTTCTAG